In Comamonas koreensis, the genomic stretch TGGCCGGCATCATGCCCAAGGAGGTGGTGGCACCGGTGCTCAAGGATTTCATCGGCACCGGCCCCTACCAGCTCAAGGAGCGCAAGCCCGACCAGTTCACCGTGCTGGCGCGTTTTGACCAGTACGCCGCGCGCAGCGAGCCCGCCAGTGGCTATGCCGGCAAGCGCGAGGCCCAGCTCGATGAGCTGCGCTTTGTGCCGGTGCCCAATGCGACGACGCGGGTCGAGGGCGTGCTCTCGGGCCAGTTCCAGTACGCCGATCTGCTGCAGGTCGAATCGGTGGGCCGCCTGGAAAAGGCCGCGCCCCATGTCGTGCCGATCGTCACGCAGAACTTTGGCTTCCCCTATATCGTCTTCAACACCAAGGAAGGCGTGCTGGCCAAGAAGGAACTGCGCCAGGCGGTGCAGACGGCCATGGGCCCGGCCGAGATGCTGCAGGCCGGCTTTGGCGACAAGCGCTTTTTTGCTGCCGAGCCCAACTTCTTTGCCAAGGGCACGCCGTACTACTCGGATGCCGGTGCCAAGCTCTACAACCAGAAGAACCCGCAGCTGGCCAAGGACCAGGCGGCCAAGGCCGGCTACAAGTCCGAGCCCATCCGCATCATGGCCAGCCGCCAGTATGAGTTCCACTACAACATGGCGCTGGTGATGGCCGAGCACCTCAAGCGCGCCGGCTTCAAGACCGAGCTGCAGGTGGTGGACTGGGCGACGCTGGTGCAGCGCCGCAACGATGCCAAGCTCTGGGATGTCTATATGACCCACTCGGGCCTGTTCCCTGAGCCGATGCTGTCGCCACCGCAGATGGGCAGCGGCGCCCCCGGCTGGTGGGAGACCGAGACCAAGAAGGCCGCGCTTGCCGCCTTCAATGGCGAGCCCGATGTGGCCAAGCGCGGCCCGCTCTGGGGCCAGGTGCAGGCGCTCGTCTATGACGAGGTGCCTTTTGTCGAAGTGGGCAAGTTCAATGCCCTGTCGGCGCGTTCGTCCAAGCTGCAGGGCTACCAGCCCATGCCCTGGCCCTTCTTCTGGAACACCTCGCTGAGCCAGTAAGCCCCAGCGTTTCTCGAGTTCAGCCATGCTGCATTTTTTAGTCAAGCGCCTGGGCGGCGCAGTGGTGGTGCTCGCCCTGGTGGCCGTGCTGGTGTTCCTGCTCACGCGCCTGGCCTCGGGCGATCCGGTGGCGCTGCTGCTGGGTGACCAGGCCACTGCCACCGATATTGCTGCCGCGCGCGTGCAGTACGGGCTGGACAAGCCCCTGGCCACCCAGTTTGTGCTGTGGATTGGCCAGGTGCTGCAAGGCAACCTGGGCCAGTCGCTGTTCTTGCAGATGCCGGTCACCCATGCGCTGCTGGAGCGCGCTGAGCCCACCATGTTTCTGGCGCTGTTCGCCGTGTCGATTGCCGCCTTGATCGGCGTGCCCTGCGGCATGGCAGCGGCCGTGTGGCGCGGCAGCTGGATCGACCAGGTGCTCAGCACCATTGCGATGCTGGGCGCCAGCATTCCCAGCTTCTGGTTTGGTCTGATCCTGATCCAGGTGTTTGCCGTGCACCTGGGCTGGTTTCCGGCTTCGGGCTATGGCGATCCGGACGCGAGCTTTGGCGACCGCCTGCAGCATCTGCTGCTGCCCGCCTTGGTGCTGGGCGTGCTCAACTCGGCGCTGATCATCCGCTTCACGCGCGCCTCGGTGCTCGACATTCTGGGCGAGGACTATGTGCGCACGGCCCGGGCCAAGGGCCTGGGCGAGTCGGTGGTGCTCGTCAAGCATGTGCTGCGCAATGCGCTGGTGCCCGTCGTCACCGTGCTGGGCCTGACCCTGGCCTTGATGATTGGCGGCACCGTCGTGACCGAGACCGTGTTCAACCTGCCCGGCGTGGGCAACCTGGTGGTGCGGGCCGTGCTGCGGCGCGACTATCCCGTCATCCAGGGCACCTTGCTCGTCATTGCCGCCATCTACGTTTTCATCAACCTCGCGATCGACCTGCTCTACACGGTGGTCGATCCCCGCATTCGTCTGGAGGGCCAATGATGAACGCCGCCCCAACAGCATTGCCGCTGCCCGCGCGCGGCGGCTGGGGCCAGTCCCCCTGGTTCAAAACCCTGCGCCGGCTGTTTGCGCGCAAGGTGGTTCTGGCGAGCGCCGTGGTGCTGCTGTTGATTGCAGCGACCGCCTTGCTCTACCCGCTGCTGACCGACTCCGACCCCAATGGCATGAACATCAGCATGCGTCTGCATGCGCCTTCCTGGGCGCACTGGGCCGGCAACGATGAGCTGGGGCGCGACGTGATGGCGCGCATCATCTACGGCGCACGCTACTCGCTGATGATCGGCTTTTTCACCGCGCTGGGCGCCGTGGTGCTGGGCACCTTGCTGGGCATGCTGGCCGGTTACTTTCGCCGGCTCGATGCGCCGCTGATGCGCCTGGTGGACGCGATGATGGCCTTCCCCGACATCCTGCTGGGCATTGCGCTGGTGTCGATCCTGGGGGCTTCGCTGTGGAATGTGATTCTGGCGCTGACCATTGTCTACACGCCGCGCGTCGCCCGTGTGGTGCGCGCCTCCACCCTGGTGCTGCGCGAGCTGCTGTTTGTCGATGCCGCCAAGGCGCTGGGCGTGCGCACGCCGCTGATTCTGTGGCGCCATATCCTGCCCAACCTGCTCTCGCCAGTGCTGGTGCAGGTCACCTTTATCTTTGCCTATGCCATCCTGGCCGAGGCGGGCCTGTCCTTTCTTGGTGTGGGCGTGCCGCCCGATATCCCCACCTGGGGCACGATGATTGCCGGCAGCCTGGAGTATGCCGACAAGGCCTTCTGGACCATTCTGACCCCGGGCGTGGCCATTGTGCTGACGGCGCTGTCGCTGCAGCTCCTGGGCGACGGTGTGCGCGATCTGCTCGACCCCAAGCTGAAGAACAAATCATGATGAACACCGCCACCCCTGCAGCGGCTGCCGACATGGCCGCGCCTCGCCTGGATGTGCGCTCGCTGTCCACCTCGTTCGCCACCGAAGGCGGGCGCATTCAGAGCGTCTCCGATGTGAGCTTTCAGATTCTGCCGGGCCAGACCCTGGCCCTGGTGGGCGAGTCGGGCTCGGGCAAGTCAGTCACCAGCCTGTCGCTGATGGGCCTGCATGCCAAGACCTCGCAGGCCCAGGTGCAGGGTCAGGCCCGGTTTGTGCAGCGCGATGGCCGCACCGTCGATCTGCTCTCGCTCGACGCCAAGGCTTTGCGTGCGTTGCGCGGCAATGAGCTGGCGATGGTGTTCCAGGAGCCGATGACCAGCCTGAACCCGGTGCTGACCGTGGGCGAGCAGATTGCCGAATCGGTGCGCCTGCACAAGGGCCTGGGCAAGGCCGCAGCCTTGGCCCATGCCCAGCGCATGCTGGAGCTGGTGGAAATACCAGCAGCCGCCCAGCGCGTGCATGAGTACCCGCACCAGCTGTCTGGCGGCATGCGCCAGCGGGTGATGATTGCGCTGGCCATGGCCTGCGACCCGAGCCTGCTGATAGCCGATGAGCCCACCACCGCATTGGATGTGACCATCCAGGCGCAGATCCTGGCCTTGATGGGCCGGCTGCAAAAGGAGACGGGCATGAGCATTCTGTTTGTGACCCACAACCTGGGCGTGGTGGCGCAGTACGCCGATGCGATTGCCGTGATGTATGCCGGCCGCATTGTGGAAACCGCCAGTGTGCATGCGCTGTTTGCCGCACCCCAGCACCCCTACACCCAGGGCCTGCTGGGCTGCCTGCCCGGCATGGCGCGCCAGCGCGAGCTGGCCGAGGCCGCCGAGCTGCGCGCCGGTGGCAAACCCGCCTTTGTGGGCCGGCGCCGCCTGGATGCCATCCCCGGCCAGGTCTCCAGCCCCTTGAGCCCGCCGCCCGGCTGCGCCTTTGCGCCGCGCTGCAGCAAGCGCCTGAACGCGTGCGAGCAGGCCATGCCCGGCCTGGAGACATGGCGCAGCGGCAACGAGGCCCCACACAGCGAGCGCCAGGTGCGCTGCATTCGCGCAGGAGAAGCCGCATGAGCACGACCGACACCCTGGAGCGCCCGGCCGAGCGGGCCACGGCAGCGACTGGCGCCACCGCAGCGGCCGAGCCGCTGGTGCGCATCCAGCATTTGAGCAAGCAGTTTGGCAGCGGCGCCCACCCGGTGCGCGCGGTGCAGGATGTCTCGTTTGATATCTTCCCGGGCGAGACCCTGGGCCTGGTGGGCGAGTCCGGCTCGGGCAAAAGCACCATCGGCCGGCTGCTGACGCGCTTGATCGAGCCGACGGGCGGCCAGCTGCATTTTCGCAAGCAGGGCGGCGAGACCGTGGACCTGGCGCACCTGGGCGCGAGCGCGATGCGGCCGCTGCGCGCCGATATCCAGATCATCTTTCAGGACCCGTATGCGAGCCTGAACCCGCGCATGCGCATCCGCGACGTGCTGGGCGAGGCGCTGTCCACCCACGGGCTGGCACCGGGCGCAGCCCGCCAGCCGCGCATTGCCGAGCTGCTGGACCAGGTGGGTCTGCGCCCTGAGCATGCCGAGCGCTTTCCGCATGAGTTCTCGGGTGGGCAGCGCCAGCGCATCGGCATTGCCCGGGCGCTGGCAGTGCAGCCGCGCTTTATCGTGGCCGATGAGCCGCTGTCGGCGCTCGACGTATCCATCCAGGCGCAGGTGGTCAATTTGCTGGGCGACCTCAAAGACCGCCTTGGTTTGACCTTGCTGTTCATCTCGCACGATTTGGATGTGGTGGAATACCTCTGCGATCGCGTGGTGGTCCTGTATCTGGGCCGCGTGGTGGAGGTGGCACCGACCGAGGCCTTGTATGCCCGGCCGCGCCACCCCTACACCCAGGCCTTGCTGGCAGCCGCGCCGATTCCGGACCCGGCCCAGCGGCGCACGATCCCGCTCTTGACGGGAGACC encodes the following:
- a CDS encoding ABC transporter ATP-binding protein, yielding MNTATPAAAADMAAPRLDVRSLSTSFATEGGRIQSVSDVSFQILPGQTLALVGESGSGKSVTSLSLMGLHAKTSQAQVQGQARFVQRDGRTVDLLSLDAKALRALRGNELAMVFQEPMTSLNPVLTVGEQIAESVRLHKGLGKAAALAHAQRMLELVEIPAAAQRVHEYPHQLSGGMRQRVMIALAMACDPSLLIADEPTTALDVTIQAQILALMGRLQKETGMSILFVTHNLGVVAQYADAIAVMYAGRIVETASVHALFAAPQHPYTQGLLGCLPGMARQRELAEAAELRAGGKPAFVGRRRLDAIPGQVSSPLSPPPGCAFAPRCSKRLNACEQAMPGLETWRSGNEAPHSERQVRCIRAGEAA
- a CDS encoding ABC transporter substrate-binding protein, producing the protein MNALALRVRTSRRQLLAAALLAAGCVGLPAGSAWAQAAHKGGAANLAMIGEPQSLDPMVSSTDLVGTIMQHVYEPLFTFDAQWRIQPMLAQAMPVISADGLTYTISLRKGVKFHNGKEMVADDVVASLQRWMDVSARGKAVGQEIASMSAKNPQTVEIKLKAVYAPLLAHLAMPSGMAGIMPKEVVAPVLKDFIGTGPYQLKERKPDQFTVLARFDQYAARSEPASGYAGKREAQLDELRFVPVPNATTRVEGVLSGQFQYADLLQVESVGRLEKAAPHVVPIVTQNFGFPYIVFNTKEGVLAKKELRQAVQTAMGPAEMLQAGFGDKRFFAAEPNFFAKGTPYYSDAGAKLYNQKNPQLAKDQAAKAGYKSEPIRIMASRQYEFHYNMALVMAEHLKRAGFKTELQVVDWATLVQRRNDAKLWDVYMTHSGLFPEPMLSPPQMGSGAPGWWETETKKAALAAFNGEPDVAKRGPLWGQVQALVYDEVPFVEVGKFNALSARSSKLQGYQPMPWPFFWNTSLSQ
- a CDS encoding ABC transporter ATP-binding protein; amino-acid sequence: MSTTDTLERPAERATAATGATAAAEPLVRIQHLSKQFGSGAHPVRAVQDVSFDIFPGETLGLVGESGSGKSTIGRLLTRLIEPTGGQLHFRKQGGETVDLAHLGASAMRPLRADIQIIFQDPYASLNPRMRIRDVLGEALSTHGLAPGAARQPRIAELLDQVGLRPEHAERFPHEFSGGQRQRIGIARALAVQPRFIVADEPLSALDVSIQAQVVNLLGDLKDRLGLTLLFISHDLDVVEYLCDRVVVLYLGRVVEVAPTEALYARPRHPYTQALLAAAPIPDPAQRRTIPLLTGDLPSPKNPPSGCVFRTRCPQAEARCAQADMQLRPVADGHLQACWKVQD
- a CDS encoding ABC transporter permease, whose amino-acid sequence is MLHFLVKRLGGAVVVLALVAVLVFLLTRLASGDPVALLLGDQATATDIAAARVQYGLDKPLATQFVLWIGQVLQGNLGQSLFLQMPVTHALLERAEPTMFLALFAVSIAALIGVPCGMAAAVWRGSWIDQVLSTIAMLGASIPSFWFGLILIQVFAVHLGWFPASGYGDPDASFGDRLQHLLLPALVLGVLNSALIIRFTRASVLDILGEDYVRTARAKGLGESVVLVKHVLRNALVPVVTVLGLTLALMIGGTVVTETVFNLPGVGNLVVRAVLRRDYPVIQGTLLVIAAIYVFINLAIDLLYTVVDPRIRLEGQ
- a CDS encoding ABC transporter permease, yielding MNAAPTALPLPARGGWGQSPWFKTLRRLFARKVVLASAVVLLLIAATALLYPLLTDSDPNGMNISMRLHAPSWAHWAGNDELGRDVMARIIYGARYSLMIGFFTALGAVVLGTLLGMLAGYFRRLDAPLMRLVDAMMAFPDILLGIALVSILGASLWNVILALTIVYTPRVARVVRASTLVLRELLFVDAAKALGVRTPLILWRHILPNLLSPVLVQVTFIFAYAILAEAGLSFLGVGVPPDIPTWGTMIAGSLEYADKAFWTILTPGVAIVLTALSLQLLGDGVRDLLDPKLKNKS